Genomic window (Arthrobacter sp. StoSoilA2):
GGGGAACGATCACGACGCCGCGTACGCCTTCGGGGGCGATTTCTTCGAGGTGATCGTTGATGTCCGGTTCCAGCCAAGGAATGTGCGGCGCGCCGGAGCGTGATTGGTACACGAGGTCCCAGGCCACGTTCGGGGCAACGGCATCCATGATGGCCTGGGCGTTTGCCAGATGCTGTGCTGCGTAGGCAGATCCCTCTGCGAATTCGCGCGGCTCGTCCTCGGACCGGCCGGCTGCTTCGGCGTCGCGCGTGGGGATGGAGTGGGTAGCAAACAAGACCCGGATTTTTGAATCGGGATCGGATTCACCGGCGGCTGCCAACTTGCCGCGGATCTCTTCCAGCCCGGCGGCGGTCCCCTCAAGGAAGGGCTGGACAACACCGGGGTGGTCGAAGTACTGGCGGATCTTGTCCACCTCGAGCTTGCCGTCCAGTCCTGTTTCGGTCAGGGCGATGCCAATGTCTTCACGGTACTGGCGGCAGCTGGAGTAGCAGGAGTAGATGCTGGTGGTGAGCATCAGGATGCGGCGGTGGCCGGCGTCGTAGGCGTCCTGCAGAACCGGAGCGATGTACGGGTCCCAGTTCCGGTTACCCCACAGGACCGGAAGCTCGATGCCGCGTTTGGCCAACTCGGCCTCGATTGCGGCCTTCAGTTCGCGGTTCTGCTGGTTGATGGGGCTGATGCCCCCAAACGCGCGGTAGTGGTGTGAGACCTCTTCAAGACGCTCATCCGGGATGCCACGGCCCCGGGTGACGTTGCGAAGGAAGGGAATGACATCTTCCTGGCCTTCAGGACCACCAAAGGATGCAAGAAGCACGGCATCGTACTGCTTTGCTTCCTGACGGCCACGCCCGGTGACTTCGTTGGGGGTGGTGGAGACGGCAAGGCCACTCATGCGAGGACCTCTGCAATCTCGGCAGCAGTCACGCGGCGGCCGGTGTAGAACGGAATTTCTTCGCGGACATGGTTGCGGGCGTCGGTTGCGCGCAGGTGGCGCATGAGGTCAACGAGGTCAACGAGTTCAGGTGCCTCCAGGCCCAGGATCCATTCCCAGTCACCCAGCGCGAACGAGGAAACAGTGTTGGAGATGACCTGCGGGAACTCCCGGCCCAGCATTCCATGGTCACGCAGCATCTTTCCGCGTTCTTCCGCGGGAAGCAGGTACCACTCGTAGGAGCGGACGAACGGGTAGACGCACAGCCAGGTGCTGGGCTCAACGCCCCGGGCGTAGGCCGGAACGTGGCTCTTGGCAAACTCGGCTTCCCTGTGGACGCCCATGGCGGACCAGACGATCTCAGTGCCGGCGAAGAGCTTGCTGCGGCGAATGGAACGGACGGCTGACTGGAGGTCTTCCGGCTTGGATCCGTGGAGCCACACCATGATGTCGGCATCCGAGCGCATGGCCGAAACGTCGTAACTGCCCCGCAGGGTCACGCCTTCTTCGGCGAGCTTCCCTTCAAGGGCTTCGAATTCCTGGGCAGCATCGCCGCTGCGCAGGACATCGGCCGAGCGTTTGAAGACGGTCCAGAGCGTAAAGAACTGCTCTTCGGTTCCAGCAGTTTTAGTGACAGATTCGGCAGAAGTGTGGCTCATGGTTCAAGTTTGCCCCGTGCCAGCCACTAAGTCGAAACGGATCACTTCTACAAGGCGTAGAAGTGACATAAATCACGAAATGGGGCGAATATCGCCGATGCCCTGGGCGAGCTGCGAGCGGGTATCCGCTACCACGGCGGCAAGGCCATTACCTGCCAACCAGCCACCAACGACCATTAGGCCATCGGCTGCGGCGCACAGTTCCCGCACCCGGGCTACGCGCTGTTTATGACCGACGGCGGCAAACGGCAGGGCGCCTGCCCAGCGCACCACATCCCAATCGACAATGTCTGCGCGCGTAACGGGCACCGTCAACAATGCGGAAGCATCATCAAGTGCTGCAGCCAGCAACTCTTCATCGTCCATGACAACATCCGGCACTCCTCCATCGGCGTCCTCACGGCGGCCATAGGAAAGGCGCAGGACGTGCGTTCCCGGCCCGGCCTCCTCTGCCAGCCAATCCCATTTGGCAGTGGCGTGCGTCAGTGCCTTCGCCCGGATACCCGGGGTCTGGGGGGCCACCAGGATTCCGGTGCCGCGGGGCCGTCCGTCCAGTTCGGGAAGATCAACAACCAGTGTCACCAAGCTCACCAAGGGTCCGGGCGCGGGGCGCAGGCCGGACAGTTCCGGTAAAGCCCTTTCCAGGAGCCCCACGGCAGCGGGACCGTCCAGCGCTACTACCAGCCGGCCGGCGTCGTACGTGGTTTCTCCGGCGGCGACCCGCCACCCCGTGGCGGTTTTCGAAACGGTGTCAGCGCTCTTTCCACTCAGCATGTCCACGCCCCGCCGGCGCAGGTCGTTAACCAGCGCCGTGACCAGTGTGTTCATGCCGCCCTTCAAACCCGCGACGGCGGAACCCGCCTTGGCGGACCCGGAACCTGGGCCGGGGGCTGCCTTGCGCTGCGCAGCAACAGCCGCAGCCAGGGACCCGTGTTTCTTCAGGCCGGAGCGGAGGCCCGGAGCCACCATATCGACGTCCAAGAGCCCGGGATCGGCGGAGTGCACACCGCCCACCACAGGAGCAACCAGCCGTTCCAGGACCTTCTTCCCCATGCGGGCGCGGACCAGTGAGGACACGCTTGTGACCTCGGATGTTGTGCCAATCGAAGCGGGCAGCCAGCGGTCCAGGGATGCACGCAGGGCGCCGGAGAGGCCAAGCGAGCGCCTGACCTCGGGGTCCCAAGGATTGGCCGGGATACCAAGAATTCCTGTCTTGGGCAGCTCCTGCGGTCCATTCGGTAGCTGCACCCAGGCGCCGCCAGGGTGCGGGGAAACGATCTGGCCCTCCAGCCCGAGTTCGCGCGCCAGATCGGCCACGGCCGTGGACCGCGTAGCAAAGGACTCGGCCCCGCTGTCCAATGACAGGCCGGCTACCTCGTGCCTTCCGACGCAACCACCCCAGGCTTCGCCCGCCTCAAGGATCGTCACCGAGGTACCCGCCATGGCCAGTTCCCTCGCAGCCAGAAGGCCGGAAATGCCGCCACCGATCACAACAGCGGTAGGCCCAGGCGATGGTTGCGTTGTGGCTGCTTCCTTCGCCTTGCCATGGACGTGTCCCCCGCGCATGCGTCCTACTCTGCCGGGATCGAGTGGATGAGCTCCACAACCCGCGTCAGGACAGCCGGGTCCGTCTCCGGGGGCACGCCGTGGCCCAGGTTCAGGACGTGGCCTGGAGCGTGCGAGCCCGCGGCTATGACTTCGCGGACATGCGCCTCCAGGACCTCCCACGGAGCCGGGAGGAGGGCGGGATCGATGTTGCCCTGGAGCGGCACCGTGCCACCCAGGCGGCGGTTGGCCTCATCCAGTGGCAGCCTGTAGTCCACCCCAACAACGTCCACGCCGACGTCGCGCATGGCGACAAGGAGCTCCGACGTGCCGGTACCGAAATGCACCAGCGGAGCACCCAGCCCGCGCACATGATCCAGCGCCCGCGCTGACGCAGGAGCGACGTACTTGGTGTAATCAGCCAGGCCCAAGGAGCCGGCCC
Coding sequences:
- a CDS encoding ferrochelatase, producing MSGLAVSTTPNEVTGRGRQEAKQYDAVLLASFGGPEGQEDVIPFLRNVTRGRGIPDERLEEVSHHYRAFGGISPINQQNRELKAAIEAELAKRGIELPVLWGNRNWDPYIAPVLQDAYDAGHRRILMLTTSIYSCYSSCRQYREDIGIALTETGLDGKLEVDKIRQYFDHPGVVQPFLEGTAAGLEEIRGKLAAAGESDPDSKIRVLFATHSIPTRDAEAAGRSEDEPREFAEGSAYAAQHLANAQAIMDAVAPNVAWDLVYQSRSGAPHIPWLEPDINDHLEEIAPEGVRGVVIVPLGFVSDHMEVAWDLDTEALETCRNLEMEATRVPTPGTHATFVSGLVDLICERTVDNNIADRPHVTDLGPWYDVCRPNCCENFRGAKPAIAEVGSTIGVGHDAYSSTEASK
- the hemQ gene encoding hydrogen peroxide-dependent heme synthase; protein product: MSHTSAESVTKTAGTEEQFFTLWTVFKRSADVLRSGDAAQEFEALEGKLAEEGVTLRGSYDVSAMRSDADIMVWLHGSKPEDLQSAVRSIRRSKLFAGTEIVWSAMGVHREAEFAKSHVPAYARGVEPSTWLCVYPFVRSYEWYLLPAEERGKMLRDHGMLGREFPQVISNTVSSFALGDWEWILGLEAPELVDLVDLMRHLRATDARNHVREEIPFYTGRRVTAAEIAEVLA
- the hemG gene encoding protoporphyrinogen oxidase; its protein translation is MRGGHVHGKAKEAATTQPSPGPTAVVIGGGISGLLAARELAMAGTSVTILEAGEAWGGCVGRHEVAGLSLDSGAESFATRSTAVADLARELGLEGQIVSPHPGGAWVQLPNGPQELPKTGILGIPANPWDPEVRRSLGLSGALRASLDRWLPASIGTTSEVTSVSSLVRARMGKKVLERLVAPVVGGVHSADPGLLDVDMVAPGLRSGLKKHGSLAAAVAAQRKAAPGPGSGSAKAGSAVAGLKGGMNTLVTALVNDLRRRGVDMLSGKSADTVSKTATGWRVAAGETTYDAGRLVVALDGPAAVGLLERALPELSGLRPAPGPLVSLVTLVVDLPELDGRPRGTGILVAPQTPGIRAKALTHATAKWDWLAEEAGPGTHVLRLSYGRREDADGGVPDVVMDDEELLAAALDDASALLTVPVTRADIVDWDVVRWAGALPFAAVGHKQRVARVRELCAAADGLMVVGGWLAGNGLAAVVADTRSQLAQGIGDIRPIS